Within Sphingobium aromaticiconvertens, the genomic segment TGTCGCTGGAGGAAATGATTATGGCCAATCCCGACTATCTGGTGGTCGAGAGCGCCACCGACCGGATCACCGATCAGGGCACGGAAATGCTGCATCATCCGATACTGGATGGCATCCCTCGACTGCGCGTGCCGCAGGCATGGACCGTCTGCGGCGGCCCTGCCTATGTGCTGGCAGCGCGCAGCCTGTCCCAACAAATACAACAGACTCAGGCTAGGACCGGGACAGGGGCGAAGCGGATTAACGCTCGCTGACATGCGCTCGCCAGTCCCGCCGTGCCTGCCAGCCGCGCCGATCAAGTTCGGGTATGTCTGACGGCGCCTTTGCATAGCCGATGCAGAGCAGGGCAATGAAATGCCACTGAGCGGGCGCATCCAGCAAGTCTGCGAGCCAGTCAGGTTCAAGGATCGACACCCAGCCAAGGCCGATGCCGCGACTCTGCGCCGTCAGCCACAGCGTATGGATCGCCATGATGGTCGAATAACGCAATGCTTCGGGCATGGTGGCGATGCCCAACCCATGGCCTTCGCGGGGGCTTTCATCGGAAAAGACCGCCACGATCTCCGGCGCTTCACGCAGGCCATGGAGTTTTAGCGAGGCGTAGAGCGCGGCCTGTTCCGCCTGCGTATAGCGTTCGCCCGCCTGTCGCGCGGCGGCATCGACATGGTCGGCAAGCGTGGTGCGGAGCGCAGGCGTGCGGAGGCGGACGAAGCGCCACGGCTGCGCGTTGCCGACTGACGGGGCAAGTCTGGTGGCGGCGAACAGTCGGTCCATTTCGTCTTCGGGCACCGGGCGGGTATCGAAATGCCGGACATCACGCCGCCAGACCAGCAGCTTTTCAAGGTCGCTTGCCTGTGTGGCTTCTGCGCTCGATGGCCCGTCATCCGGCATCAGAACTCGATACCGGCCTGCGCCCTGACACCCTGTTCACGGAAGGGATGTTTGATGAGCGTCATTTCGGTGACGAGATCGGCCGCCTCGATCAGCGCTTCGGGCGCATTGCGACCGGTGACGATGACATGGGTCATTTCCGGCTTGGCCTTGAGCACATCGATCACCTCGTCGAGCGGCAGATAGTCGTAGCGCAGCACTATATTGAGTTCGTCGGCCAACACCATGCCATAAGCGGGGTCGGCGACCATTCGCTTGACCTCGTCCCATGCCCCGCGCGCGGTCGCAATGTCGCGGGCGCGGTCCTGCGTGTCCCAGGTGAAACCCTCGCCCATCGGCTTGAACTCAACCTGCTCGGGGAAAGCGTCGAATACCACTTTTTCTCCGGTGGTCATCGCGCCTTTCACGAATTGGACGACGCCAACCTTCTTGCCATGGCCGATGGCGCGCACGACCATGCCGAGCGCCGCAGTGGTCTTGCCCTTGCCTTTGCCGGTATGGACGATCAGCAGACCCTTTTCGACCGTCTTGCCCGCAAGAATCTTGTCATGCGCGGCCTGCTTCTTCTTCATCTTCTCGGTATGACGTTCCTCGGTCCGTTCCACCATGATCATGCTCCTGCAAGGTCTGCGAGCAGCATGCCCGCGCTGTTCGATTTGGGTTTCCAAAGGCCGCGCTCCAGCGCTTCGGCAAGGCGGGCTGCGGTTTCGCGCAGCGCTGCCGGGTTCACTTCGCTCATGAAGGCACGGACGTCCTCATCCTCGATAAAGGCGGCGTGGACGGCGTCGAAATGATGGTCGCGCACGGCATGGGTCGTGGCGGCGAAGGCGAACAGATAATCGACGCTCGCCGCGATCTCGAATGCGCCCTTATAGCCATGGCGCATCACGCCCGCGATCCATTTGGGATTAGTGACGCGGGCGCGCACGACGCGGCCGATCTCATCCTCCAGCGTGCGGACGACGGGCCGTTCCGGGCGGCTATGGTCATTGTGGTAGGCGCGGGGGCGTTTGCCCGACAGATGCTCGACGGCTGCGGCGATGCCGCCTTCAAACTGGTAATAATCGTCGCTGTCGAGCAGGTCATGCTCGCGATTATCCTGATTCTGGACCACCGCGTCCACTTGGCTAAGTCGATCGGTAAAGAGCGTGCGTTCGGCGTCGCCCTTCACCCCCGCGCCATAGGCATAGCTGCCCCAGTCCAGGTAGACCGATGCCAGATCGGCGCGGTCGTGCCAGATCTTCTCGTCGATCATCGCCTGAAGGCCTGCGCCATAGGCGCCCGGCTTCGATCCAAAGACGCGAAACCCCGCGCGCAGCGCCGATTGGCCGGGGTCGCCGCCCTCTTCGACCAGCCGCGCGGTTTCGGCGCGGTGGCGGGCGGCGGCGGGGTTATCTTCCTCCGGCTCGTCCAGCGCCATGACCGCGCGGGCGGCACTGTCGAGCAGATCGATCTGTTCGGGAAAGGCGTCGCGGAAAAAGCCCGAAACACGGAAGGTCACGTCTACCCTTGGGCGGCCGATCTCCGCGACCTTCATCACCTCGAACCCGATCACCCGGCCTGACGTCCAGTCCCAGCGGGGCCGCACGCCCATCAGGGCGAGAGCTTGTGCGATGTCGTCGCCGCCGGTCCGCATATTGGCGGTGCCCCAGGCACTGAGCGCCATGGCGCGCGGATAGTCGCCCTCCCGCTGGAGATAATCGTCGACCAGCAGTTGCGCCGATCGCTTGCCCAATTCCCACGCCGTGGCGGTCGGCACCGACCGCGTGTCGACCGAATAGAAATTGCGCCCCGTCGGCAGGACGTCGGGGCGACCCCGCGTCGGCGCGCCGGAGGGACCGGGCAGGATGAACTGCCCGTCGAGGGCCGCGAGCAACGCGGTACGTTCCGCTTGGCCACAGGCGTCCACTCGAAGCGCGAGGTCGCCGAGCAGCGACTGCATGACGGCGGCGGAGGCAGGGCCGGGGGGCGTCTGGCCATCGACCAGCGCGATCGCCAACAGTTCCAGCCGCTCGACCGTGTCGCCAGTGCTGCGCCACGGATCGGTGGAGAGGATCGATAAGGGAGGGGGTGTAGGACCGGTCCACGCATCGGCCATCCGGCAATCGAGCGGGTCGAAGCCCAGCGACAGATCGTCCGCCATGGCGCGCAGCAGCGACGCCTGCCCCGCATGGTCATAGCCGCGCGGCGTCCGGGCGAGCGCGATCAGCAGGTCAGTCCGCAACCTCTGTTCGGGCGAGCGGGTGAAGATATGCAGCCCATCACGGATCTGCATTTCCTTTAGCTCGCACAGATAATTATCGAGCGCCGCCAGAGCATCATCGCCATCGCCTGCCGCGCCTGCGTCCATGTCCAGCCCTTGGCTACGAGCAAGGTTGAGGATTTCACCCTTCAGATGATTGATCCGGCGCGGGTCCATCCCGGCGGCCAGATAGTATTCGTCTACCAGCGCCTCCAGCGCCTTCAACGGGCCATAGCTTTCCGCGCGGGTGAGCGGCGGGGTGAGGTGATCGATGATGACGGCGCCGATCCGGCGCTTGGCCTGTGTCCCTTCGCCCGGATCATTGACGATGAAGGGATAGAGTTGGGGTATCGGTCCCGCGCAGATTTCGGGCAAGCAGCTGTCGGACAAAGCGAGCGCCTTGCCGGGCAGCCATTCCAGATTGCCATGCTTGCCGACATGAACGACCGCATGAGCGCCGAAATGCCGGTTCAGCCAGATGTGGAACGCCAGATAGCCATGGGGCGGGACCAGCGCAGGATCATGATAGGTCGCCTTGGCGTCGATATTGTAACCCCGCGCAGGCTGCACCGCGACCGCGACATGGCCGAAGCGGTGGACGGGGAGCTGAAAGGCGCCGTCCTGCACGAAAGGGTCGGCTTCGGGGGAACCCCAGCGCTCGGACACAGCCGCTCGCACGGACGCGGGCATGGTTTCGAACGCCGCCCTGTAGTCGGTCAGCGACAGGGCAACCTCTCCGGGGCGGTCGACCGAAGCGGGGGCGTTGGTGACGCCCGCCAGCATGATCGCCATCAGCGCTGCGCCGTCGGTGGGGGCGTCGCCGACCGTATAGCCAGCCTCTCTCAATGCTTGCAGGATCGCCACGGTGCTGGCCGGGGTGTCGAGACCAACGCCATTGCCCAGACGCCCGTCGCGATTGGGATAGTTGGCGAGCACCAGCGCGACATGGCGATCGGCAGCGGACGTTCGGCGCAGCCTCGCCCAGCCAAGGGCAAGGTCAGCGACGAAGGCAACCCGGTCGGGTGCGACCCGTGGCACGACGATGCCACATTCGGTACGGCCGTCGAAATGCTCGGAGGCCTTGAAGGCGACGGCGCGGGTGAAGAGGCGACCGTCCACTTCAGGCAAAGCGACATTCATGGCGAGGTCGCGCGGCCCCAGACCACGCGGACTTTCCCGCCACGCGTCTTCCTCCGCGCTTGCAAAGACGGTCTGGAGGATTGGGCAGTTGGCGTCCTCCAATATGCTCGCGCCGCGCGTCTCGCCGGGGGAGGAGGCGGCGAAGGCTGTTGCGTTCAGGATGACGTCCGGGGCGGTATTGGCGATCACGCCGCGCAGCCAGTCGATCGCAAAGGGTTCGCGCAATGCCCGCACATGCACCGCGATCACGTTCAGCCCGCGCGCGCCCAGCGCCTCGACCAGCGCGTCGACGGCATCCAATGTCCCCGCGATCATCAGCGCGCGATAGAAGCACAGCATCGCCACCGGACGACCGGCGATCCAGCGCTTGCGAACATCCGCCAGCGTCGGCCGTTCGATACCTGACAGATACAGGCCCGCATCGGCCACCGGGACGGGATCGTCCGGCAGGCCGATGTCCTCGCCGATCAGCCGGGCGGCATGTCGCAGGAAGCTGGTGGCGTTCGCTATACCGCCCTGACGCAGATAATCACGCAGTCGCTCGCGCACATTTTGAGGCAGCGTGGAGGCCGCGTCGAGCGTTGGGTCGGGTTCGCGCCCGTCGGCGATGGCTGCGAAGGCGATGCCCTTTTCCCGCGCGACACGGGCGATCTCATCCACGCCATAGGGCCAGTAGCTCTTGCCGCCCAGCAGCACGACGCACACGAAACGGGCGTTGGCGATTACCTTTTGGACATAGAGGTCGACCGAATAGGGGTGTTTGAGCTGGAGCAGGTTGGCGAGCCGGATGGTCGGCGCGTCTTTGTCCAGCGTTGCTACCGCCTTGGCGAAGCAGGCAAGTTCGCTGTCCGCCACGGTGAGAAAGACGATATCCCCCGGCGACTGGGCGAGGTCGATCGCCTCGTCACCATTGGAGATCGTTCCCGGCGTGGCGGCCAGCAAATGCATCAGGCGGGGACGGTGCCCAATGCCGCGCCAAGCGCGGCGTCGATCGCGGGCTGGTCCAGACCCTTCTGGCCGATCACCACCAACTGCGATGCGCGCGCTTCGCCGGGTGCCCAGGCGCGGTCGAAATAATGCTGGATACGGGGACCAACAGCCTGAATGACAAGGCGTGCGGGGCGGCCTTCGACGGCGACGAAGCCCTTGATACGCAATATGTCATGCTGTTCGATCAGCTTCGTCATCGCCGCCAGCAAGGCGTCGACCTCCCCGAGTTCGCCGCCCTGAACCACGAAGCTGTCAAAGTCGTCATGGTCGTGATCCGGGTCGGCATCATGATGGGATGGGCGGGTGTCCAGATCGTCTTCCGCCCCCGCGAACAGGCCGAGCAATATCTTGGCGTCAACCGCGCCCTGCACAGCGCGCACGATCTTTACGCCGCTGCGGGTGTCGCCGGCTATGTCGCCTTCTATCCGGGTCAGGCTATCGGCATCGACCAGATCGGACTTGTTGAGGATGACGAGGTCGGCGCAGGCCAGTTGGTCTTCGTACAGTTCCTCCAGCGGGCTGTCATGGTCGAGCGCGGGATCGGCGGCGCGGGCGAGCGCCAGTGCGGCTTCGTCCGTGGCAAAGCGACCATTGGCCACCGCGTCGGCGTCGATCAGGGCGATCACGCCGTCCACCGTCGCGCGGGTGCGGATGTCGGGCCATTGGAAGGCCTTCACCAGCGGCTTGGGCAGAGCCAGCCCCGACGTCTCGATGATGATATGGTCGGGCGGGCTGGGCCGGTCGAGCAATGTCAGCATCGTCGGCAGGAAATCGTCGGCGACCGTGCAGCAGATGCAGCCATTGGCCAGCTCGACGATATTATCCTCCGGGCAGGCTTCGTCATTGCAGCCGCGCAACAACGCGCCATCGACGCCGACATCGCCAAACTCGTTGACGATCAATGCCAGCCTGCGACCATTGGCATTTTGCAACAGATGCCGGATCAGCGTGGTCTTGCCCGCGCCCAGAAATCCCGTGATGACCGTTGTGGGAACCTTGCTCATACGCCTTTTCCTTCGTCGACTACGGGCAAGCGAACGACGTCGGGCGTGCGAGCGCGCACCCGACGCGGCGCCGTGCCGCATGGGTTTCGTCGCTCAGACGGAGAAAGACCGTGCCGTGACCATCCCCTGGATCAAGGCAAGAGCGACCGGTGCGCTGGCAGGTCTCCTGGCTTGCGGGTCAAAGCGCGATCCATGGCCTTCCCAGGCCTCGCAGGATTTAGCGTCCGGCCCAGTGGCTGTCGGCCACCGCATGGGTGATCGACGATATGCATCTTGCTCACCGCTCACAGTTGCAGGGACAGCCGCGGATTTGGGCGGCTCTCACCACCCGCACCGCATTCCCGTTTCAAGCCCTTGCGGGCACCGGCGCGATCATGTCCGCCCGAGGCCTTGCGGCGCCCAGCGGACGCGGTTTGGTAGAGTGAGAGAGCGGGCAGGTCAATGCAACAAGCAGGGCCGCGATAAGCGCCGGGCCAGCGAGCGTTCAGCGAACGCTATCATGTCAGCCCGATGCTGACCTTTGCGCCCGACCCGGCGACCAGCTTCACTTTAGTCGCCGCCTATCAGCATGCCCCCAGCGGCGGCGGCTATTCGGGCGTGCCCTATCGCGGATCGGTAGTGGAAAGCTCCATCGGCCGGTTGCCACGCACCATCAACACCGGCGATCCGGGCTATGAACGCTATAATCACAAGGCGAAGTCGATTGCGGGCTTTTTCCGCCACGATTTCGATGAGCATCTGACCGTCCGGTCGAACATCCGCTACCAGAATAGCAAGCTGTCATACCGCCAACTCTATATCGCGGGTTTCGCGACGACGGGGATCGGCGCGAACCGTAACAGCGATTATTCCACGATCATTCGGGGCGGTGGCGGCGCGGACGAGGATTTCGACACGCTGACGCTGGACAATAGCTTGAATGCCAAGTTCGCCACGGGCTTCATCCAGCATAACCTGCTGGTAGGGGTCGATTATCAGCGGATCACCGGTGAGAATGTTCAGCAGTTCAATACCGGCCAGACCACCAACCCCCTGACCAGCATTCCCAACCTCAACCTGCTGAACCCCGTCTATCGCGGGGTGTTGCCCAGTTTCGACCTGACGCAACTGTCGAGCGCTTACACCAACACCTATGGCAAGCGCGACCAGACGGGCGTGTATATCCAGGATCAGATCAGCATCGGGCGGCTGCAACTGATCGCCAGTGGCCGTCGGGACTGGTATGACCAGACGACGCTGAACCTCAATCCCGCGACTGCCGCTGCGCGTGCCGCGCCAGTGACGCGCCTGTCGCAAAAGGCGTTCACCATGCGTCTGGGCGCGCTCTATGCGTTCGAATCCGGGGTTTCGCCCTATTTCAGCTATGCTGAATCCTTCGAGCCGCAATCGGGTCTGGTCTATGTGTCCAGCACCGAAAACAGGCCTGCCACGCCCGTGACCGGTCGGCAATATGAAGGCGGCCTCAAATATCAGCCCGCAGGCACCAATGCCATTTTCACTGTGTCGGCCTATGATTTGCGACGTCAGAATACTTTGGTGGGCCATCCACAGGCTGGGACGGTTGGTATCCCTTCGACCGCGCAGATCCAGATTGGCGAGGTGCGGGTACGCGGCGTAGAGCTGGAAGGGCGTGGGGAGATTGTGCCCGGCTTCGATGTCGTCGCGGCGGCCAGCTATACCGACTCGATCATCACGCAGGGTACTCAGGCCGTCGCGCCGACCGCCACCAACAGCGGTACACCCACGACAACGGATACGCGTTCGCTGGGCACGCCCAAATGGGCCGCCTCCAGCTTCCTGTCCTATGATTTCGGCAA encodes:
- the bluB gene encoding 5,6-dimethylbenzimidazole synthase, with product MPDDGPSSAEATQASDLEKLLVWRRDVRHFDTRPVPEDEMDRLFAATRLAPSVGNAQPWRFVRLRTPALRTTLADHVDAAARQAGERYTQAEQAALYASLKLHGLREAPEIVAVFSDESPREGHGLGIATMPEALRYSTIMAIHTLWLTAQSRGIGLGWVSILEPDWLADLLDAPAQWHFIALLCIGYAKAPSDIPELDRRGWQARRDWRAHVSER
- the cobO gene encoding cob(I)yrinic acid a,c-diamide adenosyltransferase codes for the protein MVERTEERHTEKMKKKQAAHDKILAGKTVEKGLLIVHTGKGKGKTTAALGMVVRAIGHGKKVGVVQFVKGAMTTGEKVVFDAFPEQVEFKPMGEGFTWDTQDRARDIATARGAWDEVKRMVADPAYGMVLADELNIVLRYDYLPLDEVIDVLKAKPEMTHVIVTGRNAPEALIEAADLVTEMTLIKHPFREQGVRAQAGIEF
- the cobN gene encoding cobaltochelatase subunit CobN → MHLLAATPGTISNGDEAIDLAQSPGDIVFLTVADSELACFAKAVATLDKDAPTIRLANLLQLKHPYSVDLYVQKVIANARFVCVVLLGGKSYWPYGVDEIARVAREKGIAFAAIADGREPDPTLDAASTLPQNVRERLRDYLRQGGIANATSFLRHAARLIGEDIGLPDDPVPVADAGLYLSGIERPTLADVRKRWIAGRPVAMLCFYRALMIAGTLDAVDALVEALGARGLNVIAVHVRALREPFAIDWLRGVIANTAPDVILNATAFAASSPGETRGASILEDANCPILQTVFASAEEDAWRESPRGLGPRDLAMNVALPEVDGRLFTRAVAFKASEHFDGRTECGIVVPRVAPDRVAFVADLALGWARLRRTSAADRHVALVLANYPNRDGRLGNGVGLDTPASTVAILQALREAGYTVGDAPTDGAALMAIMLAGVTNAPASVDRPGEVALSLTDYRAAFETMPASVRAAVSERWGSPEADPFVQDGAFQLPVHRFGHVAVAVQPARGYNIDAKATYHDPALVPPHGYLAFHIWLNRHFGAHAVVHVGKHGNLEWLPGKALALSDSCLPEICAGPIPQLYPFIVNDPGEGTQAKRRIGAVIIDHLTPPLTRAESYGPLKALEALVDEYYLAAGMDPRRINHLKGEILNLARSQGLDMDAGAAGDGDDALAALDNYLCELKEMQIRDGLHIFTRSPEQRLRTDLLIALARTPRGYDHAGQASLLRAMADDLSLGFDPLDCRMADAWTGPTPPPLSILSTDPWRSTGDTVERLELLAIALVDGQTPPGPASAAVMQSLLGDLALRVDACGQAERTALLAALDGQFILPGPSGAPTRGRPDVLPTGRNFYSVDTRSVPTATAWELGKRSAQLLVDDYLQREGDYPRAMALSAWGTANMRTGGDDIAQALALMGVRPRWDWTSGRVIGFEVMKVAEIGRPRVDVTFRVSGFFRDAFPEQIDLLDSAARAVMALDEPEEDNPAAARHRAETARLVEEGGDPGQSALRAGFRVFGSKPGAYGAGLQAMIDEKIWHDRADLASVYLDWGSYAYGAGVKGDAERTLFTDRLSQVDAVVQNQDNREHDLLDSDDYYQFEGGIAAAVEHLSGKRPRAYHNDHSRPERPVVRTLEDEIGRVVRARVTNPKWIAGVMRHGYKGAFEIAASVDYLFAFAATTHAVRDHHFDAVHAAFIEDEDVRAFMSEVNPAALRETAARLAEALERGLWKPKSNSAGMLLADLAGA
- the cobW gene encoding cobalamin biosynthesis protein CobW; translation: MSKVPTTVITGFLGAGKTTLIRHLLQNANGRRLALIVNEFGDVGVDGALLRGCNDEACPEDNIVELANGCICCTVADDFLPTMLTLLDRPSPPDHIIIETSGLALPKPLVKAFQWPDIRTRATVDGVIALIDADAVANGRFATDEAALALARAADPALDHDSPLEELYEDQLACADLVILNKSDLVDADSLTRIEGDIAGDTRSGVKIVRAVQGAVDAKILLGLFAGAEDDLDTRPSHHDADPDHDHDDFDSFVVQGGELGEVDALLAAMTKLIEQHDILRIKGFVAVEGRPARLVIQAVGPRIQHYFDRAWAPGEARASQLVVIGQKGLDQPAIDAALGAALGTVPA
- a CDS encoding TonB-dependent siderophore receptor, with the translated sequence MLTFAPDPATSFTLVAAYQHAPSGGGYSGVPYRGSVVESSIGRLPRTINTGDPGYERYNHKAKSIAGFFRHDFDEHLTVRSNIRYQNSKLSYRQLYIAGFATTGIGANRNSDYSTIIRGGGGADEDFDTLTLDNSLNAKFATGFIQHNLLVGVDYQRITGENVQQFNTGQTTNPLTSIPNLNLLNPVYRGVLPSFDLTQLSSAYTNTYGKRDQTGVYIQDQISIGRLQLIASGRRDWYDQTTLNLNPATAAARAAPVTRLSQKAFTMRLGALYAFESGVSPYFSYAESFEPQSGLVYVSSTENRPATPVTGRQYEGGLKYQPAGTNAIFTVSAYDLRRQNTLVGHPQAGTVGIPSTAQIQIGEVRVRGVELEGRGEIVPGFDVVAAASYTDSIITQGTQAVAPTATNSGTPTTTDTRSLGTPKWAASSFLSYDFGKSGKAAGQLSGLSFGAGVRYVSGSDGTTSYDVINNVTTFRRFHTDGFVLVDALLGYDLGKLSPGLDGWNVAINAANLFDKTYVSACPFTNSCYYGAGRTVVGSIRFNW